In Pectobacterium aroidearum, the following are encoded in one genomic region:
- a CDS encoding IS4 family transposase yields MELSQALGIINLTAPDDVQTLADLLSPDLIQQAFSLTDTVTLRKRKLPLESMVWLVIGMAIFNNKPLSHIVNLMDIADRTGSPFTAPSSVVARRKTLGEDAVRVLFELTQQHWNKEARHPLWHGLTLNAVDGVVWRTPDTPDNANTFGKASNQHGERGYPQVRMVCLMELSSHLLRASVIDSYDVNEMRLAARLAAQAPDNSVTLFDRGFWSIGLLNNWHNAGENRHWLLPLRKGTQYEVIRRLGKQDELIMLKTTVQARKQWAGLPDELIVRLIRRKVNGVERQVVTSMTDAMRYPAASVAELYKHRWEIELGYRETKQFLMGNRWTLRSKLPEMVKQELWGILLTYNLVRYQMVKMAFSLKGEYLPYQLSFSGAISEILRLLISLPWASPGAIPGQLKQFYSNAAMLILPPRREREYPREVREKRSKYPLKNNASHLK; encoded by the coding sequence ATGGAACTTTCTCAGGCTCTCGGCATTATTAATCTTACCGCCCCAGATGACGTTCAAACTCTTGCCGACCTGCTTTCCCCTGACCTCATCCAGCAAGCTTTTTCTCTCACTGATACCGTAACACTGCGCAAGCGCAAGCTTCCTCTTGAGTCCATGGTCTGGTTGGTTATTGGCATGGCGATTTTCAACAATAAGCCGCTTTCCCACATCGTTAATCTGATGGATATCGCTGACCGCACTGGAAGCCCCTTTACAGCACCCAGTTCTGTTGTTGCACGCCGAAAAACGCTGGGTGAGGATGCCGTTCGGGTGCTCTTCGAGCTCACACAGCAACATTGGAATAAAGAGGCCAGACATCCGCTTTGGCACGGACTGACCCTGAATGCGGTTGATGGTGTCGTTTGGCGCACGCCGGATACGCCAGATAACGCGAATACTTTCGGTAAAGCGAGTAATCAGCATGGTGAACGCGGATATCCGCAAGTGCGCATGGTCTGCCTGATGGAACTAAGTAGTCACCTGCTGCGTGCCAGCGTCATAGATAGCTACGATGTCAACGAGATGCGCCTGGCTGCCAGATTGGCAGCGCAAGCCCCAGATAACAGTGTCACGCTGTTCGACAGAGGGTTTTGGTCAATAGGGCTGCTGAATAACTGGCACAACGCGGGAGAAAACCGGCACTGGCTGCTTCCACTTAGGAAGGGAACCCAATATGAGGTAATCCGCAGATTAGGTAAGCAGGACGAGTTGATCATGCTGAAAACGACGGTACAAGCCCGCAAACAATGGGCCGGACTGCCAGATGAATTAATAGTGCGGTTAATCAGACGTAAAGTAAACGGCGTAGAGCGGCAGGTAGTGACTTCCATGACTGATGCGATGCGTTACCCGGCAGCAAGCGTGGCAGAACTGTATAAACACCGATGGGAAATCGAACTGGGTTACCGTGAAACTAAACAGTTTTTAATGGGTAATAGGTGGACGCTACGAAGCAAACTGCCGGAAATGGTGAAACAGGAGCTATGGGGAATACTGCTGACATATAATCTGGTTCGCTATCAAATGGTAAAAATGGCGTTCAGTCTTAAGGGTGAATACCTGCCCTATCAGTTGAGCTTCAGCGGAGCTATATCAGAAATATTAAGACTCTTGATCAGCCTACCATGGGCATCACCGGGAGCAATCCCGGGCCAACTGAAACAGTTTTACAGCAATGCTGCAATGCTGATATTGCCCCCGAGACGAGAACGGGAATATCCTCGGGAGGTCAGAGAAAAACGGTCAAAATATCCGTTAAAAAACAATGCCAGCCACCTTAAGTGA
- a CDS encoding GTPase-associated system all-helical protein GASH encodes MTTYTFADRYSEAGLAPTAEKILLREEPVRQIVKTIKGQQIVDLALFYYDCSGIDLTWFRNAFVEADASFSMVNNEREARVLSALVLSELIKGHNTNAILAVSTGSVRGLRTPPQSSWLVYQAEEAFLTCSVENRAYKHVPSKVSLTVSQELIDELKSASEAPDTVTLASLLIKVRNEFHSSTLTMSKQISTALGEFDHQLSLMREESQMLWWLTGGFSTTFSRSFAAFTPAQAALIGALDLGKLTTYTHLGPVAIPAMLDKIIALAKKTRTKGEVSLNTLIDSFVPEDLEQFNVFQSLPPYIAPVTAAIDCAKTMGAGAWHARFAQKTGLNASMSLDPSVMAEQLYREHLLGQLM; translated from the coding sequence ATGACAACTTATACCTTTGCGGATCGCTATTCAGAGGCGGGGCTAGCGCCTACAGCGGAAAAAATTCTTTTGCGAGAGGAGCCGGTCAGGCAGATTGTCAAGACTATTAAAGGTCAACAAATTGTGGACCTTGCCCTGTTTTACTATGACTGCTCTGGAATTGATCTGACTTGGTTCAGGAATGCCTTTGTGGAAGCAGATGCCAGTTTCAGTATGGTCAATAATGAACGTGAAGCTCGGGTGCTATCGGCTCTGGTGCTAAGTGAATTAATCAAAGGACATAATACAAATGCCATTCTGGCGGTCAGCACTGGAAGTGTCAGAGGACTGAGGACGCCACCTCAGTCCTCTTGGCTTGTATACCAAGCGGAAGAAGCCTTTTTAACATGTTCAGTGGAAAATCGCGCTTACAAACACGTTCCATCCAAGGTTTCACTAACAGTCAGTCAGGAACTTATTGATGAACTGAAATCCGCATCAGAAGCTCCTGACACCGTGACACTGGCTTCTCTGCTTATTAAAGTGAGAAATGAGTTTCATTCTTCAACTCTTACTATGTCAAAGCAGATTTCGACTGCACTAGGTGAATTCGATCATCAACTTTCCCTAATGCGAGAAGAGAGCCAGATGCTCTGGTGGCTCACTGGAGGGTTCAGTACAACCTTTTCCCGAAGTTTTGCAGCTTTTACACCGGCACAGGCCGCACTTATCGGGGCGCTAGATTTAGGTAAGCTCACGACCTATACGCATTTGGGACCGGTTGCTATACCTGCTATGTTGGACAAAATAATTGCGCTCGCAAAAAAAACTCGTACGAAAGGTGAAGTCTCACTAAATACACTTATTGACAGCTTTGTGCCTGAAGATCTTGAGCAGTTTAATGTTTTTCAGTCATTGCCTCCTTACATTGCGCCTGTCACAGCAGCGATTGATTGTGCCAAGACGATGGGTGCCGGTGCGTGGCATGCCCGATTTGCACAGAAAACGGGCTTGAATGCATCAATGTCATTGGATCCGAGTGTGATGGCAGAGCAGCTTTATCGTGAACATTTATTAGGGCAACTGATGTGA
- a CDS encoding ArdC-like ssDNA-binding domain-containing protein has protein sequence MKTFTLQDAGDICRLLTERLMQSVKAGTAPWRQSIIRHGMPIHALSGQLFTGINALLLWQSALQNGLISNRWLTGDDLRSLGGRIIPGQRPTTVVRYKPSLSLFRVINIEQCDGLPTELRAGWPWPPSPVPGLERVSGWQAALQVPILFRAQYPAAYLPESDRIELPAPDPDSLVALLVRATGHPDRLARFDCLSSIPLDDLKESLIADLGRAFLAARAGLHLAGEPMWHGELGSDPWILFKSASEAGKAVDWIETQRLVTLPYDDVQHWQQEANHLLATHYGQQLDDTTLVCDSAVRQHLRYNISPGNAVNALARIYDWPRCDMPTALFTPELNSVAEALARFSLNPGSLAVHRVASDIDDSNEPQDIPELETLLLPPPSAESIDEVAANDEEEGDDPDDPGNLAALPWVRNQGRSNPHRATFIRQFQEIAPYENRWTVFSDFIHMSAAALHNRCHFVQEIEDDYMRRIKRYKAVDQRRFPALFNTLVEGMEFSPSDFLGSVFMELELGDRRRGQYFTPYSVGYMMAKMQLADGLPALTSGERDFITVSDPVCGAGGLIVAMAQAMLDAGFNPQKQMMAVCVDIDPVAAMMAYVQLALCGIPAMVIVGNSLSMEFRQTWRTPFWLMFGWERKWALEQERQTQQNVA, from the coding sequence ATGAAAACTTTCACATTACAGGATGCTGGTGATATTTGCCGGCTGTTAACAGAGCGTTTGATGCAGAGTGTTAAGGCTGGAACGGCTCCGTGGCGACAAAGTATTATTCGCCACGGTATGCCAATTCACGCACTGAGTGGGCAACTGTTTACCGGCATTAACGCTTTATTACTCTGGCAATCAGCGTTACAAAACGGTCTGATCTCAAACCGTTGGCTGACTGGCGACGACTTGCGTTCTCTGGGGGGCAGGATAATACCCGGGCAGCGTCCAACCACCGTCGTCAGGTACAAACCGTCACTCTCACTGTTTCGGGTTATCAATATAGAACAGTGTGACGGATTACCAACGGAGCTGCGAGCAGGGTGGCCATGGCCGCCATCTCCCGTACCTGGTCTTGAACGTGTGAGCGGCTGGCAAGCAGCGTTGCAAGTTCCGATACTGTTCAGGGCACAATATCCAGCTGCGTATCTGCCGGAAAGCGATCGTATCGAGTTACCCGCTCCCGATCCAGATAGTCTTGTCGCATTGCTCGTTAGAGCGACAGGGCATCCGGACAGACTCGCTCGTTTCGATTGTCTAAGCAGCATTCCGCTCGACGATTTGAAAGAATCGCTGATTGCAGACTTGGGGCGTGCGTTCCTGGCTGCGAGAGCAGGGTTACATCTTGCCGGTGAGCCGATGTGGCATGGTGAACTGGGTTCGGACCCATGGATACTGTTTAAATCTGCTTCTGAAGCGGGGAAGGCTGTCGACTGGATTGAAACACAGCGGTTGGTCACATTGCCATACGACGATGTTCAACATTGGCAGCAAGAGGCTAATCATTTACTGGCCACGCACTATGGTCAGCAGTTGGATGACACGACGCTAGTGTGTGACAGTGCAGTTCGTCAGCACTTGCGTTACAACATTTCTCCAGGTAATGCGGTAAATGCGCTGGCCCGGATCTACGACTGGCCACGGTGTGATATGCCGACGGCATTGTTTACGCCTGAGCTGAATAGCGTTGCTGAGGCACTGGCGCGTTTCTCACTGAATCCCGGAAGCCTGGCTGTTCATCGTGTCGCCAGCGACATCGATGATAGCAACGAGCCTCAGGATATTCCTGAACTTGAAACTCTGTTGCTACCGCCACCGTCTGCCGAATCGATTGATGAGGTTGCAGCTAACGATGAGGAAGAAGGGGATGACCCGGACGATCCGGGGAATCTTGCCGCGCTCCCTTGGGTAAGAAACCAGGGACGTTCCAATCCACATCGGGCAACGTTTATTCGGCAGTTTCAGGAAATTGCACCGTATGAGAACCGTTGGACGGTCTTCAGCGATTTTATTCACATGTCGGCAGCGGCGTTACATAACAGGTGCCATTTTGTGCAGGAAATCGAAGATGACTACATGCGGCGAATAAAACGTTACAAGGCAGTTGATCAGCGTCGTTTCCCTGCACTTTTCAACACGCTGGTCGAAGGCATGGAATTCAGTCCTTCGGATTTTCTTGGATCTGTATTCATGGAGCTCGAGCTTGGCGATCGACGCCGGGGGCAGTATTTCACCCCTTACTCTGTTGGCTACATGATGGCGAAAATGCAACTGGCTGATGGTTTGCCTGCACTTACAAGCGGGGAACGGGATTTCATTACTGTCTCAGACCCTGTATGCGGAGCCGGTGGGCTGATTGTCGCGATGGCGCAAGCCATGCTTGACGCGGGCTTCAATCCACAGAAACAGATGATGGCCGTTTGTGTCGATATCGATCCCGTTGCAGCCATGATGGCGTATGTGCAACTGGCTTTATGTGGCATACCTGCGATGGTGATTGTCGGGAACAGTCTGAGTATGGAGTTCCGTCAAACCTGGCGCACGCCCTTCTGGCTGATGTTCGGCTGGGAGCGTAAGTGGGCTCTTGAACAGGAACGACAAACGCAACAGAACGTCGCCTGA
- a CDS encoding antirestriction protein, which yields MTQTNKASAFETFYSFMSKETYDVFVQYIIEVWQSKLHVSSGSWNDWHPQVTNDLETPVYAVPDGDKLYNVYASRFRVQVTTDAFGLMVTLCALHGVLLDFKDNRLPMISDTEGKQIQDAFDDLLRYARTHAEANAITPEFGSDNSSYRDLATESVDDLLHQRALFANAIGEGAVKLGIIAEGTPLTMPQLLMVLGDIIEYASRNLNKNSHAG from the coding sequence ATGACTCAGACTAACAAAGCGTCAGCCTTTGAAACTTTCTACTCTTTCATGTCGAAAGAGACTTACGACGTATTCGTTCAGTACATTATTGAGGTCTGGCAGTCTAAGCTCCATGTTAGCAGTGGTAGCTGGAATGACTGGCACCCTCAGGTGACCAACGATCTGGAAACCCCGGTATATGCCGTTCCTGACGGTGATAAACTTTATAATGTTTACGCATCCCGGTTCCGAGTCCAAGTAACAACGGATGCATTCGGGTTAATGGTGACGTTATGCGCCCTTCATGGGGTGCTACTCGATTTCAAAGATAACCGATTGCCAATGATATCGGACACAGAAGGCAAGCAAATCCAGGACGCATTCGACGATTTGCTGCGTTACGCTCGCACTCATGCGGAAGCGAATGCAATAACGCCGGAGTTCGGTTCAGACAACAGCAGTTATCGTGATTTGGCTACCGAATCTGTTGATGATCTTCTTCATCAGCGTGCTCTTTTCGCCAATGCAATTGGCGAAGGCGCAGTGAAGCTCGGGATTATCGCGGAAGGTACACCTTTGACCATGCCACAATTGCTTATGGTATTGGGTGACATCATCGAATATGCATCTCGTAACCTGAATAAGAACAGCCATGCTGGCTGA
- a CDS encoding integrase domain-containing protein — protein sequence MAKLNKSLVTLARHGGGSFKTVHDRMKIADRVADRLRSLNIQIRDAKNIKPKHVEMYMKSRRLENISIRTLQNEMSAIRCILRACGKTIMANPEHETLNNRALGISGASREGTKVAIPDSVYESVLEKVKIVDQGAAAAMELSRLLGLRNEETIQSVKSLKTWQKALQNGDEKVRVVFGTKGGRPRDTTIIDRDKLLIAVNNAISISDKNNNRLIDSPALHLAIEKYRNIVRGAGLFGKYAPHSLRYAYTNDVTNLHIKNGFSQKEAEALASMDLGHGDGRGHYVARVYNKVDQE from the coding sequence ATGGCCAAATTAAATAAAAGCTTGGTAACTCTGGCTCGGCATGGTGGCGGAAGTTTCAAGACCGTTCATGACCGTATGAAAATTGCAGATCGCGTTGCAGATAGGTTGAGAAGCCTAAATATTCAAATTCGTGATGCTAAAAATATCAAACCAAAACACGTCGAGATGTATATGAAGAGTCGACGTCTTGAAAATATATCCATACGGACTCTGCAAAATGAGATGTCTGCGATACGCTGTATCTTACGTGCGTGTGGTAAAACGATTATGGCTAACCCTGAACATGAAACGTTAAATAACCGGGCATTAGGTATTTCTGGGGCCAGCAGAGAAGGGACGAAAGTTGCCATTCCGGATAGCGTATACGAAAGCGTCTTGGAAAAAGTTAAAATTGTCGATCAAGGTGCAGCTGCTGCAATGGAACTATCACGGCTTCTTGGTTTACGTAATGAAGAGACCATTCAATCTGTAAAATCACTTAAAACATGGCAGAAAGCTTTACAAAATGGTGATGAAAAAGTTCGTGTGGTTTTTGGAACGAAAGGAGGGCGCCCTAGAGATACGACTATTATTGACAGAGATAAATTGTTAATCGCAGTGAACAACGCAATCAGCATATCTGATAAAAACAATAACCGTCTGATTGATAGCCCTGCCTTACATTTGGCTATTGAAAAATACCGTAATATTGTAAGAGGTGCTGGACTTTTTGGTAAGTACGCACCTCATAGCCTTCGATATGCGTACACTAACGATGTGACCAATCTTCATATTAAAAATGGCTTTAGCCAAAAGGAGGCTGAAGCATTAGCTTCTATGGATCTGGGTCATGGAGATGGTAGGGGGCATTATGTTGCTCGTGTTTATAACAAAGTTGACCAAGAATAA
- a CDS encoding metallophosphoesterase, with protein MLILHLSDIHFRKSEIGTAQDPNFHLRNELIRDVEQQCKRLGPPDVIIVSGDVAFAGDPEEFEFATRWLTELCQRSGSSMETVFVVPGNHDVVREQADSYMVQLVHKAIKEAGDNASQEIAKQLRNTEAQRLLYQSLGNYNQFALQFFCDLLPPDRTRVRRDVKLNDGSILRLWGLNSAFVSSSHDRPGDLFVDPASLQITREYGVVNLVVTHHHLSWLRQSRELEDHLNSVAPVQIFGHVHLNRIDRHIEYLRLTASAANPDRSEGGWEPGYNFIELLVKGEPNARILHTQSHVRIWQVSSSSFLPKIDKDSLIFEHSISLENWHPPQYVEPAICTSASSMPEIAAMESGRGEAMDSLRDLGLRFYRLSFSKKMEITGRLNLLEEDDMRLPDYERFRRVFIRASERGIVREFNNAVTAAEQG; from the coding sequence GTGCTCATACTTCATTTGTCAGATATACATTTCCGTAAATCAGAAATTGGTACTGCTCAAGACCCGAACTTCCATCTTCGTAACGAGTTGATTCGTGATGTCGAACAACAATGTAAGCGATTAGGCCCGCCTGATGTGATTATTGTTTCAGGTGATGTTGCTTTTGCGGGTGATCCAGAAGAGTTTGAGTTTGCTACGCGTTGGCTGACAGAATTATGTCAACGAAGCGGTAGCTCAATGGAAACTGTATTTGTGGTACCTGGTAACCATGATGTCGTCCGTGAACAAGCTGACAGCTACATGGTTCAGTTAGTGCACAAGGCCATCAAGGAAGCCGGTGATAACGCTAGCCAGGAAATAGCAAAGCAGCTAAGGAACACAGAAGCACAGCGATTGCTGTATCAAAGCCTGGGTAATTATAACCAGTTTGCTTTGCAGTTTTTTTGCGATCTGCTGCCGCCGGATCGCACGCGCGTCAGACGTGATGTGAAGCTGAATGATGGATCTATTCTACGATTATGGGGGCTGAACAGCGCATTTGTTTCAAGTAGCCACGACAGGCCGGGGGATCTATTTGTGGATCCGGCGAGCTTGCAAATTACCCGAGAGTACGGTGTGGTCAATCTGGTTGTGACCCATCATCATCTATCATGGCTAAGGCAGTCACGTGAACTGGAAGATCATCTGAATTCCGTTGCGCCGGTACAAATTTTTGGCCATGTTCACCTTAACCGAATTGACAGACACATTGAGTATCTCAGGCTTACGGCTAGTGCAGCCAACCCTGACAGGTCTGAGGGCGGCTGGGAGCCGGGCTACAACTTCATTGAGCTATTGGTAAAAGGAGAACCTAATGCACGCATACTGCATACGCAATCACACGTCAGGATTTGGCAGGTTTCTTCTTCAAGCTTTCTTCCAAAGATTGACAAGGATTCCCTCATTTTTGAGCACAGTATAAGTCTCGAAAACTGGCATCCGCCTCAGTATGTGGAGCCAGCAATATGCACGTCTGCATCGTCCATGCCTGAAATTGCGGCGATGGAGTCTGGTAGGGGAGAGGCTATGGACAGTCTCAGGGACCTGGGGCTTCGATTTTATCGTCTTTCATTCAGTAAAAAAATGGAAATTACGGGGCGCCTTAATCTTCTTGAAGAAGACGATATGCGCCTGCCTGACTATGAACGTTTCCGGCGTGTATTCATCCGCGCAAGTGAACGAGGTATTGTGCGGGAATTTAACAATGCTGTAACGGCAGCAGAACAAGGATAA
- a CDS encoding DNA polymerase III subunit theta: MTHNLGDLPREEREKVNVDLAASSVAYKERLNLPVIAEHVEREQPEHLREYFRQRVMHYRNVSKSLPHGTDPLYQKMSENNGKK; this comes from the coding sequence GTGACGCACAATTTAGGCGATTTGCCACGAGAGGAACGGGAAAAAGTGAATGTCGATTTGGCAGCATCAAGCGTTGCATACAAAGAACGCCTAAACCTGCCTGTGATCGCTGAGCATGTTGAGAGGGAGCAGCCCGAGCATTTACGCGAATATTTCCGACAACGCGTGATGCATTATAGAAATGTGAGTAAAAGTCTGCCTCATGGTACAGATCCTTTATATCAGAAGATGTCAGAGAATAATGGTAAGAAATAA
- the radC gene encoding DNA repair protein RadC → MRELTPPSTTAYTEREARVINMALALLERRVRKREVMTSPEDIKAYLRLKLEHMEREVFVVMFLDRKERLIACESIFAGSIANVEVHPREIVRRAISLNAASVICAHNHPSGNAEPSNADRQITEDLVNALDLIETRLLDHIVVGHGEMVSFVERGWL, encoded by the coding sequence ATGCGCGAATTAACACCCCCCAGTACTACGGCTTATACCGAGCGTGAGGCACGTGTCATCAATATGGCATTGGCACTGCTTGAACGGAGAGTCAGGAAACGGGAAGTCATGACATCCCCTGAAGATATTAAAGCTTACTTGCGTCTCAAATTGGAGCACATGGAACGAGAAGTTTTTGTTGTTATGTTCCTAGACCGTAAGGAGCGTTTAATTGCCTGTGAGTCCATTTTTGCCGGCTCGATTGCAAACGTTGAAGTCCATCCACGTGAAATTGTTCGTCGTGCCATTTCTCTGAATGCGGCCTCGGTCATTTGTGCGCATAACCATCCGTCTGGTAATGCTGAACCCAGTAATGCCGATCGACAAATCACCGAGGATCTGGTTAACGCACTAGATCTGATTGAAACACGCCTACTAGATCACATAGTGGTTGGCCACGGTGAAATGGTGTCGTTTGTTGAACGCGGCTGGTTATAA